One segment of Anatilimnocola aggregata DNA contains the following:
- a CDS encoding NADPH:quinone reductase has product MKAAYIERTGPPDVIQFGDLPQPKIGPAQVLVKVGAVAVNPIDTYIRNGANYWPLPQPFIIGSDLAGVVSEVGSQVTGFNPGDRVWASNQGLMGRQGCFAEYCAVDAHWLQPTPSDVPDEAAAASALVGITAHLGLFNRAAIKAGESLFVNGGSGGVGSIVVQMAKAAGARVIATAGSAEKMAAVKALGADEVLNYKSDDIAAAIQAFSPGGVNVYWETTREPDFEKIVPLLAERGRLLLMAGRDARPAFPVGPFYVKGCSLLGFVMFKATPAEQRIAADDINRWLSSGLLKPHIGKVLPLAQAAEAHRLQEENTLRKSNTLCGKIVLKP; this is encoded by the coding sequence ATGAAGGCCGCTTACATCGAACGCACGGGGCCGCCGGATGTCATCCAATTTGGCGACCTGCCACAGCCCAAAATTGGCCCCGCGCAAGTCCTGGTGAAGGTCGGCGCGGTCGCGGTCAACCCCATCGACACTTACATCCGCAACGGAGCCAATTACTGGCCACTGCCGCAGCCGTTCATCATTGGCAGCGACCTGGCGGGAGTCGTCAGCGAAGTGGGTTCGCAGGTTACAGGCTTCAATCCTGGCGACCGCGTCTGGGCCAGCAATCAAGGGCTGATGGGCCGGCAAGGTTGCTTTGCCGAGTACTGCGCCGTCGATGCTCACTGGCTGCAACCCACTCCCAGCGATGTGCCCGACGAGGCTGCAGCGGCCAGCGCGCTGGTTGGCATCACGGCGCATCTGGGGCTATTCAATCGGGCGGCAATCAAAGCTGGCGAGTCCCTGTTTGTGAATGGCGGCTCGGGTGGCGTGGGATCCATCGTGGTGCAAATGGCCAAAGCGGCCGGCGCGCGCGTGATCGCCACGGCGGGCAGCGCAGAGAAGATGGCCGCCGTCAAAGCGCTTGGTGCCGACGAAGTGCTGAATTACAAGTCCGACGATATCGCTGCGGCCATTCAAGCGTTCTCTCCTGGCGGTGTGAATGTCTATTGGGAAACTACCCGCGAGCCCGACTTCGAAAAGATCGTCCCACTCTTGGCCGAGCGTGGCCGCCTCCTCTTGATGGCTGGCCGCGATGCCCGGCCCGCGTTTCCCGTTGGTCCGTTCTATGTCAAAGGTTGCTCGCTGCTCGGCTTCGTCATGTTCAAAGCGACGCCCGCAGAACAACGCATCGCGGCCGACGATATCAACCGCTGGCTCTCATCCGGTTTGCTCAAGCCACACATCGGCAAAGTGCTCCCCCTCGCGCAAGCAGCCGAAGCTCATCGCTTGCAGGAAGAAAACACCCTGCGCAAGAGCAACACGCTCTGTGGCAAAATCGTTCTCAAGCCGTAA
- a CDS encoding NINE protein: protein MNVPSVSVGSMARPNNTHSVLIGYLCWLIGIFGAHRFYYGKRITGTIWFFTFGLFFIGWLIDLFLIPSMDRQADNKYAEGPINYNAAWVLLAFFGLLGFHRFYMGKWLTGLLWFCTIGLLGMGWLYDLWTLNEQVSEINLKTRM from the coding sequence ATGAATGTGCCCTCCGTGTCGGTTGGAAGTATGGCTCGCCCGAACAACACCCACTCGGTTCTGATTGGCTACTTGTGCTGGCTGATCGGCATTTTTGGCGCTCACCGCTTCTATTATGGCAAGCGGATTACAGGCACGATCTGGTTTTTCACCTTCGGCCTTTTTTTCATCGGTTGGTTGATCGACTTGTTTCTGATTCCTTCGATGGATCGCCAGGCCGACAACAAGTATGCCGAAGGCCCGATCAACTACAACGCGGCCTGGGTGCTACTCGCCTTTTTTGGCCTGCTCGGCTTCCATCGATTTTACATGGGCAAATGGCTGACCGGCTTGCTCTGGTTTTGCACCATTGGACTCTTGGGAATGGGTTGGCTGTATGACCTCTGGACCCTGAACGAGCAGGTGAGCGAGATCAATCTCAAGACGCGGATGTAG
- a CDS encoding DUF1549 domain-containing protein, which translates to MKLLVALPLLLFLATSLPAADVDFAHEVAPVLKQHCGKCHLGEQKKGGLSLDTREAMLMGGESGKVVAPGKSAASDLIERLKSADKDYRMPPDGPRVPAEQIAKLANWIDAGAPWEAGFRFTKSGYEPPLKPRRPTLPSARDGRENPVDRILDEYLAQKNLQRPATVDDATFARRVSLDLVGLLPSPEELATFESDKSTDKRHRYIAQLLARDIDYAEHWLTFWNDLLRNDYAGTGFITGGRKQISKWLYQSLASNKPYDQLARELISPPTPDSAGFIDGIRWRGDVSAGQTVEIQFAQSVGQALLGINLKCASCHDSFIDRWTLAESYGLAAIYSNRPLEIHRCDKPIGQQAAAAWLFPELGQVDAKAAQPERLKQLAGLVTHRDNGRFTRTIVNRLWHRLMGRGIVHPPDAMQTEPWNADLLDFLAEDLVEHNYDLKHTLQLIASSAGYQSQIEVVGKDTDDEGYTYRGPRARRLTAEQFVDAVWQLTDTAPTRFDAPVIRGAASSTGTPLAMRPVHGKWIWSRADTADAKAGETIVLRKQFDLKTAPLQAIAALSCDNSYTLFVNGQKVHAGENWETPDAVVLTGKLKAGRNDLVIVAKNGGTGPNPAGLFCEIVAHLSDKEETTIASDESWQWTSQLPDGKGRFGKEPADFSQAAVVKNADVWNNRVAPQLSAALTAGSQSVGLKARASLLKSDFLMRALGRPNRDQIVSLRPADLTTLEAIDLANGQSLADSLQQGAKKLSARNWQSPDDFVHWLFRSTLSREPSPAELATMKAGLGEQLSPQGIEDALWSVLMLPEFQLVR; encoded by the coding sequence ATGAAGCTGCTTGTCGCTTTGCCGCTCCTGTTATTTCTTGCCACGTCGCTCCCCGCTGCCGATGTCGACTTCGCCCATGAAGTGGCGCCTGTGCTGAAGCAGCACTGCGGCAAGTGCCATTTGGGCGAGCAGAAAAAGGGGGGCCTCTCGCTCGACACTCGCGAAGCCATGCTGATGGGCGGCGAGTCGGGCAAAGTTGTCGCTCCGGGAAAATCGGCGGCCAGCGACCTGATCGAGCGGCTGAAGTCAGCTGACAAAGACTATCGCATGCCCCCCGATGGCCCGCGCGTGCCGGCCGAGCAGATCGCCAAGTTAGCCAACTGGATCGATGCCGGTGCGCCGTGGGAAGCAGGCTTTCGCTTCACGAAGAGCGGCTACGAACCGCCGCTGAAACCGCGCCGCCCCACCCTGCCCTCTGCGCGCGATGGTCGCGAGAATCCGGTCGATCGAATTCTCGATGAATACCTGGCGCAGAAAAACTTACAGCGCCCCGCGACCGTTGACGACGCGACCTTCGCCCGCCGCGTTTCGCTTGACCTCGTCGGCTTGCTACCTTCGCCGGAAGAACTGGCGACGTTCGAAAGTGATAAGTCGACCGACAAGCGCCATCGCTATATCGCCCAACTGCTGGCCCGCGACATCGACTATGCCGAGCATTGGCTTACTTTTTGGAACGACCTGCTGCGGAACGACTATGCCGGCACCGGTTTTATCACGGGCGGCCGCAAGCAGATTTCGAAATGGCTGTATCAATCGCTAGCCTCGAATAAGCCCTATGATCAACTCGCGCGCGAGTTGATCTCGCCCCCCACGCCCGACAGTGCCGGTTTCATCGATGGTATTCGTTGGCGCGGCGATGTGAGTGCCGGGCAAACGGTCGAGATTCAGTTCGCGCAAAGCGTGGGTCAAGCCTTGCTTGGCATCAATCTCAAGTGTGCCTCGTGCCACGATAGTTTTATTGACCGCTGGACGCTGGCCGAGTCGTATGGCCTGGCTGCCATCTATTCCAATCGCCCGCTCGAGATTCACCGCTGCGACAAACCCATCGGCCAACAAGCGGCAGCCGCGTGGCTCTTTCCCGAATTGGGCCAGGTCGATGCCAAGGCAGCTCAGCCTGAGAGGCTGAAGCAATTGGCTGGCCTGGTAACACACCGCGACAACGGCCGCTTTACGCGGACGATCGTCAATCGCCTGTGGCATCGCCTGATGGGGCGCGGCATCGTTCATCCGCCCGATGCCATGCAGACTGAACCGTGGAACGCCGACCTGCTCGATTTTCTCGCTGAAGATCTGGTCGAGCACAACTATGACCTCAAGCACACACTACAACTCATCGCCAGCTCAGCTGGTTATCAAAGCCAGATTGAAGTCGTCGGCAAAGATACTGACGACGAAGGCTACACCTATCGCGGCCCGCGTGCCCGCCGCCTGACAGCCGAGCAATTCGTTGATGCCGTCTGGCAACTGACCGATACCGCGCCGACTCGGTTCGATGCGCCGGTGATTCGCGGTGCCGCAAGTTCCACAGGGACGCCGCTCGCGATGCGTCCCGTGCATGGCAAGTGGATCTGGTCGCGCGCCGATACTGCCGACGCCAAAGCAGGCGAGACGATAGTGCTCCGCAAGCAGTTCGATTTGAAAACGGCCCCGCTGCAAGCGATTGCCGCTCTCTCGTGCGATAACAGTTACACGCTGTTTGTGAACGGGCAAAAAGTTCATGCCGGCGAGAATTGGGAAACGCCCGATGCCGTGGTGCTAACAGGCAAACTAAAAGCCGGCAGGAACGACCTGGTCATCGTCGCCAAGAATGGTGGGACTGGTCCCAATCCGGCTGGTCTCTTCTGTGAAATCGTCGCGCATCTCAGCGACAAGGAAGAAACAACGATTGCCAGCGATGAATCTTGGCAATGGACCAGCCAACTACCCGACGGCAAGGGCCGTTTTGGTAAAGAGCCCGCAGATTTTTCCCAAGCCGCGGTCGTGAAGAATGCCGACGTTTGGAACAACCGCGTTGCCCCGCAACTCTCGGCCGCGCTGACGGCTGGCAGCCAATCGGTGGGTCTTAAGGCCCGGGCGTCACTGCTGAAGAGTGATTTTCTGATGCGGGCGCTGGGTCGGCCGAATCGCGATCAAATCGTGAGCCTGCGCCCCGCTGACCTGACCACACTGGAAGCCATCGACCTGGCTAACGGACAATCGCTGGCCGATAGTTTGCAACAAGGGGCCAAGAAGCTGTCTGCTCGCAACTGGCAATCGCCCGATGACTTTGTCCACTGGCTTTTCCGCAGCACCCTCAGTCGTGAACCTTCGCCGGCCGAGCTTGCTACGATGAAAGCGGGGCTCGGCGAACAGTTGAGTCCTCAAGGCATCGAAGACGCCCTCTGGAGCGTGCTGATGTTGCCCGAGTTTCAGTTGGTAAGGTAA
- a CDS encoding NIPSNAP family protein, giving the protein MLRCRFSLLFTSLALIGLASATTNLSVSAQEKAVPRVYELRTYTTHPGRLPALNKRFQEHTLKLFEKHGMKNEMYWIPTDTAKSENTLIYVISHESEAAAKKSWDAFRVDPDWIKARDASEADGKIVLKVDAVFMTKAPYSP; this is encoded by the coding sequence ATGCTGCGCTGCCGATTTAGTCTGCTCTTCACCAGCCTTGCCCTCATCGGACTCGCGTCCGCCACCACCAATCTTTCTGTATCTGCCCAGGAGAAAGCTGTGCCACGCGTTTATGAACTTCGCACTTACACAACGCATCCCGGTCGGTTGCCGGCGCTCAACAAGCGGTTTCAAGAGCACACGCTCAAGCTGTTTGAGAAGCATGGCATGAAGAACGAGATGTATTGGATTCCGACCGACACAGCCAAATCCGAAAACACACTGATCTATGTTATCTCGCACGAAAGTGAAGCTGCCGCCAAGAAGTCGTGGGATGCGTTCCGTGTCGACCCCGATTGGATCAAGGCCCGCGATGCCTCCGAAGCCGATGGCAAGATCGTGCTCAAGGTCGACGCAGTATTCATGACCAAGGCACCCTACTCGCCGTAA
- the asd gene encoding aspartate-semialdehyde dehydrogenase, which produces MKRVVGMVGWRGMVGSVLMQRMQAEKDFAEVEPVFFSTSAAGGAGPTIDGKETGKLQDAGSIDALKKMDAIITCQGGDWTNEVYPKLRAAGWNGYWIDAASSLRMKDDAVIILDPVNDHVIRDAMAKGVKNYVGGNCTVSLMLMGLQGLFKAGLVEWLTSMTYQAASGAGAQNMREMLSQMAVASGSVKEQLADPASSILEIDRRVSEVIRSGDYPTKNFGVPLAGSLIPWIDKDLGNGQSKEEWKGEAETNKILGLTGDKVIPVEGLCVRISAMRCHSQAMTIKLTKDVPVGEIEGMLAAANPWAKVVPNERERSIRELTPADISGTLNVPVGRLRKLELEPTNKGRYLSAFTCGDQLLWGAAEPLRRMLRIVVG; this is translated from the coding sequence GTGAAACGCGTTGTCGGCATGGTCGGGTGGCGGGGAATGGTCGGTTCGGTCCTGATGCAGCGGATGCAGGCCGAGAAAGATTTCGCTGAGGTCGAGCCCGTGTTTTTCAGCACGTCGGCTGCTGGCGGCGCTGGTCCCACGATCGACGGCAAAGAGACAGGCAAACTGCAAGACGCCGGTAGTATTGACGCCTTGAAGAAGATGGATGCGATCATCACCTGCCAAGGTGGCGACTGGACGAACGAGGTCTATCCCAAACTTCGGGCCGCAGGCTGGAACGGTTATTGGATCGATGCTGCTTCGTCGCTGCGGATGAAGGACGACGCGGTCATTATTCTCGACCCGGTGAACGACCACGTCATTCGAGACGCAATGGCTAAGGGTGTGAAGAATTACGTCGGCGGCAATTGCACGGTCAGCTTGATGTTGATGGGCTTGCAAGGACTGTTCAAGGCGGGCCTGGTCGAGTGGCTGACGAGCATGACCTATCAGGCTGCTTCTGGTGCCGGTGCGCAGAACATGCGCGAGATGCTGAGCCAAATGGCGGTCGCCAGCGGCAGTGTGAAAGAACAACTGGCCGATCCCGCGTCGAGCATACTGGAAATTGACCGCCGCGTGAGCGAAGTCATTCGGAGCGGCGACTATCCCACGAAGAACTTCGGCGTGCCGCTGGCCGGTAGTTTGATTCCGTGGATCGACAAGGATTTGGGGAACGGCCAGAGCAAGGAAGAATGGAAAGGGGAGGCCGAGACGAACAAAATCCTCGGACTGACCGGCGACAAAGTGATTCCTGTGGAAGGACTGTGCGTCCGGATCAGTGCCATGCGTTGTCATAGCCAGGCCATGACGATCAAGCTGACCAAGGACGTGCCAGTCGGCGAGATCGAAGGGATGCTCGCTGCAGCCAATCCCTGGGCGAAGGTCGTGCCTAATGAGCGGGAGCGATCGATTCGCGAACTGACTCCCGCCGACATCAGCGGCACGCTCAACGTGCCCGTCGGTCGCCTCCGCAAGCTCGAACTAGAGCCCACAAACAAGGGGCGGTATCTCTCGGCCTTCACCTGCGGCGATCAACTGCTGTGGGGCGCTGCCGAGCCGCTGCGCCGCATGTTGCGAATTGTGGTGGGGTAG
- a CDS encoding ATP-binding protein — MTAVAAPPASGNLLASILSEDSFRPAEPRTIEETGLTGTVVETLVLKYLLLLGSASGRQIAENVCINYLILDPIFNSLRQRQLIIHSGSAQLNDYNYTLTDQGRARARTAMEQCSYIGAAPVPLDDYIVSVEAQTIRAEAPQKRQLQKAFSDITVEQQMLDMLGPAVNSGAGLFLYGAPGNGKTTLAKRITACYGQHIWIPRTITEDGQFIKLFDAAFHEPLEQSGTSLLKAAEHDRRWVKIRRPTVIVGGELTMDALEIRNDARSNVSEASLQLKSNCGCLLIDDFGRQRMQPVELLNRWIVPLENRFDFLTLATGKKIQVPFEQLIIFSTNLQPKDLADEAFLRRIPYKIEVKDPGREEFHLLFKICCKSLSCEFKPEVVDHLIEKHYKPARRPLRRCQPRDLLNQVRNFCVYNAIPVEMKPEYFDRVVPSYFTVVSGG, encoded by the coding sequence ATGACGGCTGTTGCTGCCCCACCCGCCTCTGGCAATCTCTTGGCGTCGATTTTGTCGGAAGACAGCTTTCGCCCCGCGGAACCGCGGACGATTGAAGAAACCGGACTCACTGGCACAGTGGTCGAGACGCTTGTCCTCAAGTATCTGCTGTTACTAGGCTCGGCCAGCGGCCGGCAAATTGCCGAGAACGTCTGCATCAACTATCTGATCCTCGATCCGATCTTCAACTCGCTGCGTCAGCGGCAATTGATTATCCATAGCGGCAGCGCTCAGTTGAATGACTACAACTACACGCTCACCGATCAGGGTCGCGCGCGAGCGCGGACTGCAATGGAGCAATGCTCGTACATCGGAGCGGCACCGGTGCCACTCGACGATTACATCGTCTCGGTCGAGGCTCAGACGATCCGTGCTGAGGCCCCGCAAAAGCGCCAACTGCAAAAGGCGTTCTCCGATATTACCGTCGAGCAGCAGATGCTCGATATGCTAGGCCCTGCCGTCAACAGCGGAGCTGGTCTGTTTCTGTATGGAGCTCCGGGTAACGGCAAGACCACGCTCGCCAAGCGAATCACGGCCTGCTACGGACAACACATTTGGATTCCGCGCACGATCACCGAAGACGGGCAATTCATTAAGCTGTTCGATGCCGCCTTTCACGAGCCGCTCGAACAAAGTGGCACTTCGCTCCTCAAGGCTGCCGAGCACGACCGCCGCTGGGTCAAGATTCGCCGGCCGACGGTGATTGTTGGCGGTGAATTGACGATGGATGCCCTCGAAATCCGCAACGACGCGCGCAGCAATGTCAGCGAGGCTTCGCTTCAGTTGAAGAGCAACTGCGGCTGCCTCCTGATTGACGACTTCGGTCGTCAGCGGATGCAACCGGTGGAGTTACTCAATCGTTGGATCGTGCCGCTCGAAAACCGCTTCGACTTTCTCACTCTAGCCACGGGCAAGAAGATTCAAGTACCCTTCGAGCAGTTGATCATCTTCAGCACGAATTTGCAGCCTAAGGATTTGGCCGACGAAGCGTTCCTCCGCCGCATTCCGTACAAGATCGAAGTGAAGGATCCGGGCCGCGAAGAGTTTCATCTTCTCTTTAAAATCTGCTGCAAGTCGCTCAGCTGCGAATTCAAGCCGGAAGTGGTCGATCACTTAATCGAGAAACACTACAAACCGGCCCGTCGTCCGCTGCGTCGCTGCCAGCCGCGCGATCTGCTCAATCAGGTGCGCAATTTCTGCGTTTACAACGCCATACCGGTGGAAATGAAGCCAGAATACTTCGACCGCGTAGTGCCGAGCTACTTCACCGTCGTCTCCGGCGGCTAA
- the truA gene encoding tRNA pseudouridine(38-40) synthase TruA, which produces MPTFKLTLAYDGTDFGGWQWQPNSRTVQAELEKAIERITQQKVRCTASGRTDAGVHALGQVVSFQCETGLNCDVLRKGINAELPDDMIVCDLQFAPAEFHAIRDAVRKRYRYVVQDGRLRDIFAREYVWHVRQKLDERLMWEASRALIGTHDFKSYQSTGSMRLTTERTILDLLVERREAELTSRVIIEVEANGFLYNMVRNIVGTLVQIGKGLYPVSFAAEALAACDRRAAGMTAPAQGLFLIGVEYDGYDDPEMSASLRAAHAAANATELANAEMLDE; this is translated from the coding sequence ATGCCTACCTTCAAACTCACGCTGGCCTACGACGGCACTGACTTTGGTGGTTGGCAATGGCAGCCCAATTCGAGGACGGTGCAGGCGGAGTTAGAGAAGGCAATCGAGCGGATCACGCAGCAAAAGGTTCGTTGCACCGCGAGTGGGCGAACCGATGCGGGTGTGCATGCGCTGGGGCAAGTGGTGAGCTTTCAGTGCGAAACGGGCCTGAACTGCGATGTGCTGCGGAAGGGGATCAACGCGGAACTACCCGACGACATGATCGTCTGCGATCTGCAATTCGCGCCGGCCGAGTTTCATGCGATTCGCGATGCAGTGCGGAAACGCTACCGGTATGTCGTACAGGATGGCCGGTTGCGAGACATCTTTGCCCGCGAGTATGTCTGGCACGTACGGCAGAAACTGGATGAACGCCTGATGTGGGAAGCCTCTCGCGCGCTCATTGGAACGCACGACTTCAAGAGTTATCAATCCACCGGTTCCATGCGACTGACGACCGAGCGGACAATTCTCGACCTGCTTGTTGAAAGACGCGAAGCGGAGTTGACGTCGCGCGTGATTATCGAAGTCGAAGCCAACGGCTTCTTGTACAACATGGTCCGCAACATCGTCGGCACGCTGGTACAAATCGGCAAGGGCTTGTATCCCGTCAGCTTTGCGGCCGAAGCGCTCGCGGCCTGCGACCGCCGCGCCGCGGGAATGACCGCGCCGGCTCAAGGGCTGTTTTTGATCGGCGTCGAGTATGATGGCTACGACGATCCCGAGATGTCGGCTTCGCTGCGGGCCGCTCATGCCGCTGCCAATGCTACTGAACTGGCCAACGCAGAAATGCTGGACGAATAG
- a CDS encoding glycosyltransferase family 4 protein — protein MRVAHIITRMIVGGAQENTLYNCRDLLELHGDDVLLITGPAIGPEGDLLQQGRGGGREVPVEQIDSLRRAIDPRNDLASYFAIKRVLADFEPDVVHTHSAKAGILGRLAAWELQVPAIVHTVHGAPFHPYQSWPTRTFYRACEKYAATRCHALISVADAMTDQLVAAGVAPREKFTTISSGMDVDPFLQADEHRARVRQELGFAESDIVVGKIARLFELKGHDDVIAAAAQAIAANRNVKFLFIGDGILRSQLEAQIAAANLRQHFVFTGLVPPSTIPQYLGAMDLLVHASLREGLARALPQALIAGKPVVSYDIDGAREVTLPERTGFLIPPRDIDGLARAIIALANAPDLREKYGQEGRRLFADQFGHQTMTRRIRELYWRVLRG, from the coding sequence ATGCGAGTCGCCCACATCATTACGCGGATGATCGTCGGCGGCGCGCAAGAGAATACTCTCTACAACTGTCGTGACCTGCTGGAACTGCACGGCGATGATGTGCTGCTGATTACCGGGCCAGCGATTGGTCCGGAAGGGGATTTGCTGCAGCAGGGCAGGGGAGGGGGGCGCGAAGTCCCCGTTGAGCAAATAGACTCCTTGCGACGGGCCATCGACCCGCGCAATGATCTGGCCAGCTATTTTGCAATCAAGCGAGTCCTCGCCGACTTTGAACCCGATGTCGTCCACACGCACAGCGCGAAGGCCGGCATCCTGGGGCGACTCGCGGCGTGGGAGTTGCAAGTGCCGGCGATCGTTCACACCGTTCATGGCGCGCCATTTCATCCCTATCAATCGTGGCCGACCCGCACGTTCTATCGTGCCTGCGAGAAGTACGCCGCGACCCGCTGCCATGCCCTGATCAGCGTGGCCGATGCGATGACCGATCAGCTCGTCGCGGCTGGCGTAGCACCGCGCGAGAAGTTCACGACGATTAGCAGCGGCATGGATGTCGACCCTTTCTTGCAGGCCGATGAGCACCGCGCGCGCGTGAGGCAGGAACTGGGCTTTGCCGAGAGCGATATCGTGGTGGGCAAAATCGCCCGCTTGTTCGAACTCAAAGGGCACGACGATGTGATCGCTGCTGCTGCGCAGGCAATTGCCGCGAACCGAAACGTCAAGTTTCTTTTCATCGGCGATGGAATTCTACGCTCTCAACTGGAAGCGCAGATTGCTGCGGCAAATCTTCGGCAGCATTTCGTCTTCACCGGCTTAGTTCCGCCGTCCACGATACCGCAGTATCTGGGCGCGATGGACTTGCTCGTGCATGCGAGCCTGCGCGAAGGTCTCGCCCGCGCCCTGCCTCAGGCGCTGATCGCTGGCAAGCCGGTGGTGAGTTACGACATCGATGGCGCGCGCGAAGTGACTCTGCCGGAGCGGACGGGATTCTTGATTCCGCCTCGCGATATTGATGGCTTAGCGCGAGCAATCATTGCGCTGGCAAACGCTCCAGACTTGCGAGAGAAATACGGGCAAGAAGGTCGGCGGCTATTTGCCGATCAATTCGGGCACCAAACCATGACCCGGCGGATCCGAGAGTTGTATTGGCGCGTGCTGCGGGGTTAA
- a CDS encoding glycerophosphoryl diester phosphodiesterase membrane domain-containing protein, with protein MSQPNPYASPGSVDPHVERVPEPTWARVLSRLQDLLLNIWPMMLGVLVVLCLPWQLLLSFVIYTFLEQEEVMSLVYVSLLGTFGQLTVQLLAEALVIAAAWQHLQKETLDVSAAIGRGLRGFVAVFPSMLLSFMAISAAMILCIFPGVYLNIRWMFALPIAVAEGRGGLHPLQKSWEITEPHFFYSMLMFALFCIPLVVVMVVTSLPSALMPEIDHWVIDGTLTTVGDLFTLIVCCGFTVAYYELLLSQVVPATALPQSPHFNQ; from the coding sequence ATGTCGCAGCCAAATCCTTATGCGTCGCCAGGCTCGGTCGATCCGCACGTCGAACGAGTTCCCGAGCCCACTTGGGCTCGCGTACTAAGCAGGCTGCAAGATTTGTTGCTTAACATCTGGCCCATGATGTTAGGCGTGCTGGTGGTGCTCTGCCTGCCTTGGCAGTTGCTGCTGAGCTTCGTCATCTACACTTTTTTGGAACAAGAAGAGGTGATGTCGCTGGTCTATGTTTCGCTGCTCGGTACGTTTGGTCAACTGACCGTACAACTGCTGGCCGAGGCCTTGGTGATTGCCGCTGCATGGCAACATTTGCAGAAGGAGACGCTCGACGTGTCAGCTGCCATTGGCCGCGGGCTGCGCGGCTTCGTGGCGGTATTTCCCTCGATGCTGTTGAGCTTCATGGCGATCAGCGCTGCGATGATTCTATGCATCTTTCCAGGTGTTTATTTGAATATTCGCTGGATGTTCGCGCTCCCCATTGCTGTTGCCGAGGGACGCGGCGGACTCCATCCGCTGCAAAAGAGTTGGGAAATCACGGAGCCGCACTTTTTCTATTCGATGCTGATGTTCGCACTTTTTTGTATTCCGCTGGTGGTTGTGATGGTCGTCACTTCCCTGCCCAGCGCGCTGATGCCGGAGATCGACCATTGGGTGATCGACGGCACTCTGACCACTGTCGGTGATCTGTTCACGCTCATCGTCTGCTGCGGTTTCACCGTCGCTTACTACGAGTTGTTACTCTCGCAAGTGGTACCAGCGACCGCGCTGCCGCAGTCGCCGCACTTCAATCAATAA
- a CDS encoding ComF family protein, with protein sequence MNRPTAKCFAWLTTGFSRSLGAASDLLFPPACTVCGDLFEQPGELPERARLLCLGCEHQLWARERNYCPRCAMPYPDLPNPNGDCVDCRKHRPAFDAARTLGVYDGVLRDAVLRMKNPAYETLARQIGDLLAERIQQAEFTPAADVVAPVSMHWLKRVWRGTNPAESLAGSISSAMNKPLVNDLVRCKKWLAKQHHLPASERQNNVRGAYTVGWGFDIRGANVLLVDDVITTGATSHAIAKELKKAGAARVYVAAVARATGFV encoded by the coding sequence ATGAATCGCCCCACTGCGAAGTGCTTCGCCTGGCTGACGACCGGATTCTCACGATCGTTGGGTGCGGCGAGCGACTTGCTCTTTCCGCCGGCGTGCACCGTCTGCGGCGATTTGTTCGAACAGCCGGGAGAACTTCCGGAGCGGGCGCGGTTGCTCTGTCTCGGTTGCGAGCATCAGCTGTGGGCGCGCGAACGTAACTATTGTCCACGCTGTGCAATGCCTTACCCCGATTTGCCCAATCCCAACGGCGACTGTGTGGATTGCCGAAAGCATCGCCCCGCATTTGACGCCGCGCGAACCCTCGGTGTGTACGACGGCGTGTTGCGGGACGCAGTCTTAAGAATGAAGAACCCGGCCTATGAAACCCTCGCGCGGCAAATTGGCGATCTGTTGGCCGAGCGAATCCAGCAAGCAGAGTTCACTCCAGCTGCCGACGTCGTTGCGCCAGTTTCTATGCACTGGCTAAAGCGAGTATGGAGAGGAACCAACCCGGCCGAGTCGTTAGCCGGATCGATTTCGAGTGCTATGAATAAGCCGCTAGTGAACGACCTGGTTCGGTGCAAGAAGTGGCTTGCCAAACAGCATCACTTGCCAGCCAGCGAGCGGCAGAACAACGTGCGCGGCGCATATACCGTCGGCTGGGGATTCGATATTCGCGGCGCGAATGTGCTTTTGGTCGACGACGTCATTACGACCGGCGCGACGAGCCACGCGATTGCCAAGGAACTGAAGAAGGCGGGCGCGGCACGGGTCTATGTCGCCGCTGTAGCGCGGGCGACAGGCTTTGTTTAA